The genomic stretch atcttggtgttctctggcaaatgccaatCGCCCTGCACggtgttgggctgtaagcaCAAGCCCCACTTGTGGAGGTTGGGTCCTCATACCATcctcatggagtctgtttctgacagtttgtgcaaaaatatggaTATTAATGGCCTGCTGGAGACCATTTTGCAGGGCTCCAGCactgctcctcctgttcctcTTTGCACAAAGGAGGAAGTAGtggtcctgctgctgggttgttgccTTCCTACGGCCCCCTCCacgtctcctggtgtactggcctgACTCCTGGtctctcctccatgctctggacactgtgctgacTGACACAGCAAACCTTCTTGCCACAGCAAGCATTGATGtgccatcctggatgagctgcactacctgagcaacttctgtgAGTTGTAGACACTGCCTCATGCTTCCTCTAGGGGTGAGAGCACTGACAGAATGCAAAAGTGTATGAGAAAAGTATGAAAACAGAAAAgtggtctgtggtcaccacctgcagaaacactcctttataggggttgtcttgctaattgcctctcatttTTATCTGTTGTCTGTTCCACTTGCACAACAGGTGAAATTGATTTACAATCAATTTGGCTTTCTAACTGGACCGgctgatttcacagaagtgtgaatgacttggagttacattgtgttgtttaagtgttccctttattttttgagcagtgtattaACAGTGATCTGAAGAGGAACACATCACGCACCCAAGAATGGATATATGAGCCTAATGAATATCCCACCTGGTCTGAACTGACAGAAGAGCTACTGTGGAAAAAGTGAGGGAAATTTTTAGTACTGCTTACAGGAAGAATTTATAAGAACATATAATATATGCTGggttttttgtataaatattataatcaggcatcactatttttttttttataacagacAGTGTACTTATGATTTGAACTGATATATCATGCTCGCCACCCTGAAAATATTAAGTAATATTATTGTAAAGTACACCTTCCAATTTACCATCAACAGCAAAAAGCCACAACATTATACCAAACACCTTAAAATCATCTAAGCCTTGTATATCCACACAGCCCAATACTCTCACTGCTCCAACTACTCCATGTTCTCAAACATTCCTTCTATAAGCAGTATTAAtttggtcatcagtttgtcaccagttcagtctataGCAGGTTCAGTCTGTACCCAGTCCAGTCCAACCTGTTGCAAATACAGTCTAGGCTGCTGCCAGTCTGTTTCCAGTAGAAATTAGTACCTCCTTTAAGGGGGACACGAGGTTATATAAGTAAGACATGTCAAACATTCTAATATACAGAAGAACATAGTAAAGACCTTTTGACTCAAACCTTTCTCAGTGTGGCAGTGCAGTAATAACAAAATCCATTAACAACTCAAGTCTTCAACCCTGGTcaatttacatattttgtttgtttaataaacatttacatcaaAATACGTgatgtttatatatgtttaaaaccaaaaatatgaaatgtataAAGTTTAGGAGACATTACATATGTTATGCTTACATTTTGTTCCCTGTCAGCTTCTGAAAAGAAATACGAAATGTGGACTAAAACTACAATTTCTGTAGTTTGACAAGCATATTTTGACCAGggttttcaaaatgtttgtaTCAGACTGTTGGCTATCATATACTTACATGAAATCATTTACTGAATTTTCTTACCTGTGATACAGATGATGTGTGATTATCTGTTCGTATACGGTAGGCAGGTCAGTCAGTGAAGCTGTGAATATATTTGGTACACCACACTCTGCAATAAAGTCCCCCAGTGTCCTTTTGAGTTCATCAAGCTCATTATGCGTGGTACATACAGCTACCTGTAATatttataacatatatattttattaggAACATGAACACCTAATACTTCATACAGTTCTCTAATCATGCCAATTATGAAGCAGCAGTGCAATGCATGAAATTATGCAATAATAAGTCAGCAACTTAAATTAGTGCTCACATCATCCATCATAGAAAAATTTTTTTGATCTCAGTGATTGTGGTATAATTGTTGGCATCACACGAGCTGGCTTGACTATTTCTGTAACTGCTGATGTcaagggaatatatatatatattttttttttttttttttttactgtgaaatattatgtatttgaagtattataaaagtaattactatatatttttaatttactagcATAGACCACGCCCAGAGAAGCAAGCACGTAAAGCCGTGTGATGTTGTTCGATGGGgggatggagtgagagtgaaggggtataaatagagctgtggaaAGGTAATTGGGGCATGGTCTAGCTCCCAAAACTATGTCACGTGGTCACTTCACTCATTAGTAATTGCTAAGATTTTTCCAATATTACTTTAAAGAATGGTGAAAAATGATTTGCCCCATCTTCACAGATAGCCATATATAAATTTTACTCACCTTTTGTAATTTGTTTTGCAACTCCTCATCCTGGAAATTACTTAGGTCAAATGATGAGAAATCAGTCTTCTGGCCACACATGAGTAAAAACAGCTCTCGACTAAGGCTTCTCACACCTGGTCCATTGTGCACAATGGACCAGGCGATGAGTTTGCCTCCAGTATAAAACTTGTTTTGGCTTAATGCCCTTTGGTCATAGCTGAAAAGCAGTTGCCCAGGTTTCCCTACAAAGACTCCAAGTCTCTGCTGGATCTCAATCATAAGTAGTCTAAAACATAATGACAAGACGAATGTatgattaaaatgtaattatatgtCATTTATATGCAACAAAATCACTTTAATACTTCATTTAATACTTACCTGAAAAACTCTCTTCTTGGACCTCCGTAGTCCTCTGCCATCTCTCCAACAAATTCAACATTTGGAACTTTATGCCAGTTAAAGTAAGACCTTGAGAGGGCAGTACATGCACTCTGAAGAATGTATTTCCGTCTAACTATTACAGTGATAGTCATAGTTAAGTCAATGTGCTCTTCTCTGAATTCCTTCAAAATTTGAGCCAGGTCTTTTTCATCCTGGAAAAACAGGACAAGAGAATGATGAAACCAATCAAAAACATATAAGGGACTAACTAACTGTGAGGGAGCAAACTAAAACTACAGATGGAGCTAAAACATAAAATTCACCTAGAGACACTTTtgggttgccaatccacctaacaatgtgtgtttttggacagtgggaggaaaccggagcacccggaggaaacccacacagacacagggagaacacaccacactcctcacacacagtcacctggagcaggactctgGAGCATGACCCTGGAGCTGCACGACTGTGCAGCCCAAAAACTCAACATCATGTAgtgaatgtattcattttttgaTAAAACACTAGATTTAGAATTATGTTGTTTTAatcttaatatattaaaattacataatttgAAATCATAACATAAACAATAGCAATATTTTGGGTGCATGTACATACATATTCAATAATATTTTGATCTGGAGTTGCCAGGAAAACCTCTTCAATATCAGATCCACATGAGTCCACGTAGAAGTCTTCCCTGAAtcatataaaaaacaaatttaattaTACTGTAGTATAATTTACTTTTATGTAATTATGGTGAAATATTGATTACCCATGTCTGTACATTTAATTACCAACCTTATCACCTCATTCTGGTCATAGGTAGCTGGTGGAACCTGGCTTAGAGCTTCAGTGGATTGGGGTGTAGAGGGTGGAACCTGGCTAAGAGCTGCAGTGGATTGGGTGGTAGAGGGTGGAACTTGGCTGAGAGCTGCAGTGGATTGGGGTGTACAGGGTGGAACCTGGCTGAGAGCTGCAGTGGATTGGGGTGTACAGGGTGGAACCTGGCTGAGAGCTGCAGTGGATTGGGTGGTAGAGGGTGGAACTTGGCTGAGAGCTGCAGTGGATTGGGTGGCAGTGTTAGATGGAGCTTGGCCTGAGAAAccctgaaaaaacaaacaaacaaagataacagcaatcaaaacagcttcttcccactaGCTGTTAAGACCCTCAACCAGATGTCTGCCTATACCAAAATGAACTATGTAAAATTTATTTCCTTAAAATTAGCTACTGTCATTACATGACAATTTATTACCGTGGGATATCAACGTTCCCAGAACCCAGAATGGCTAATAAATTGATTGCTTTTGCCAGAGATTATCGTGATGCAGTCAGCAATAGGCTACCTGT from Hoplias malabaricus isolate fHopMal1 chromosome 2, fHopMal1.hap1, whole genome shotgun sequence encodes the following:
- the LOC136682839 gene encoding uncharacterized protein yields the protein MFIICVDLKCFVMLRVVDQSANAEETGQEDITFRVSVLHNPSAQWYSSNRDSTSPRRVIVLLDSDEREFFQTLRENFPDLPGEFELCRVNGQRMIIPLNLQSLCPREIQSNNALGRSALYIRPKGFSGQAPSNTATQSTAALSQVPPSTTQSTAALSQVPPCTPQSTAALSQVPPCTPQSTAALSQVPPSTTQSTAALSQVPPSTPQSTEALSQVPPATYDQNEVIREDFYVDSCGSDIEEVFLATPDQNIIEYDEKDLAQILKEFREEHIDLTMTITVIVRRKYILQSACTALSRSYFNWHKVPNVEFVGEMAEDYGGPRREFFRLLMIEIQQRLGVFVGKPGQLLFSYDQRALSQNKFYTGGKLIAWSIVHNGPGVRSLSRELFLLMCGQKTDFSSFDLSNFQDEELQNKLQKVAVCTTHNELDELKRTLGDFIAECGVPNIFTASLTDLPTVYEQIITHHLYHSVNRREHGYHI